The Brassica napus cultivar Da-Ae unplaced genomic scaffold, Da-Ae ScsIHWf_2572;HRSCAF=3319, whole genome shotgun sequence genome contains a region encoding:
- the LOC106357485 gene encoding F-box protein DOR-like, translated as MVETRAQHRRRVTSLTWDDVESKQDVFRDILSRLSVRSIRSVKTVNRYWRDSVRDKHFATIHLAQSRKKPSYIACPRVNNAMELYLLKPGEFNFRHHATVDPPGRNAEHHMLMIASFNGLVCCINQLSDENEEDFQIWICNPSTEQTLLLPQGRPSFWTEPSIGVAYGPDMSEYKIFRIVSDGENGAGLHIECEVYSSSTWRIIGAVPHLPMYVFLIPHRSSHVFVGGKIYWLVSLEDPGIILYVDMEERFGVMELPYYSPDLRYEDRITVTTYLINLGGSLSLVVLHVDYFDIWEWKEASWVLVIEDYLPFMNFSETVLFLTSSEKEILCVTEWQWWTYHVNTRKWEERGGPPTQFTSPAMFPFTESLLPCNGGVRLEGR; from the exons atggtcGAGACGCGAGCTCAGCATCGCAGGCGAGTGACATCACTGACATGGGATGACGTAGAATCTAAACAAGATGTCTTTCGTGACATCTTATCTCGACTCTCAGTAAGGTCTATCCGTTCAGTGAAAACGGTTAACAGATACTGGCGTGACTCAGTTAGGGACAAACATTTTGCTACGATACATCTCGCTCAATCGAGAAAGAAGCCCTCATACATAGCTTGTCCTAGAGTAAACAACGCTATGGAGCTGTATTTGTTGAAGCCAGGGGAGTTCAACTTTCGACACCACGCTACAGTTGATCCTCCGGGAAGAAACGCTGAGCACCACATGCTCATGATAGCATCGTTCAATGGATTAGTATGCTGCATCAACCAACTCTCtgatgaaaatgaagaagatttCCAGATATGGATCTGCAATCCTTCTACTGAACAGACTCTGCTTCTTCCTCAGGGCAGACCATCGTTTTGGACTGAACCAAGCATCGGAGTTGCATATGGTCCTGACATGAGCGAGTACAAAATTTTCCGCATAGTCTCTGATGGTGAGAATGGAGCAGGTTTGCACATAGAGTGTGAGGTGTATTCTTCTAGCACGTGGAGGATCATCGGCGCTGTGCCTCATCTTCCAATGTATGTTTTTCTTATCCCACACAGATCCAGTCATGTCTTTGTAGGAGGAAAAATCTACTGGCTTGTTTCTTTGGAAGATCCTGGTATAATCCTCTACGTGGATATGGAAGAGAGATTCGGAGTTATGGAGCTGCCTTACTATTCACCAGACCTGCGTTACGAAGACAGGATAACAGTTACGACGTATCTGATAAACCTGGGAGGATCTCTGTCACTTGTAGTTCTACATGTGGATTACTTTGACATATGGGAGTGGAAAGAAGCTAGTTGGGTACTTGTAATCGAAGATTATTTGCCATTCATGAACTTTTCTGAAACTGTATTATTCCTGACGTCATCAGAGAAGGAGATCCTGTGTGTGACTGAGTGGCAATGGTGGACTTATCATGTGAATACTAGAAAGTGGGAAGAAAGGGGCGGGCCTCCTACTCAATTTACGAGTCCTGCTATGTTCCCCTTCACCGAAAGCCTTCTTCCAT GCAATGGTGGGGTGAGGCTAGAAGGAAGGTGA
- the LOC125601456 gene encoding uncharacterized protein LOC125601456, with translation MERLVKLSLGLWTKNSNGDWSFEVTSSYHGEAIIINNNETFDGLVELIRIRLNLGILTPVALTYQLPDWMIVPDGPKTLPITLSCDKDVEILTSVRDYMSEAVLYVTSAPELVARYEFLRRSPFTIGDTTYLEEGVSEAQHRQAILDLVGGHPIVCSKHILKIMFNEPQLLIEFRVALEIEMVYGLPNDNVQAEEATGFPRLTVDDVVAMAEAGTISPEEEFYYAENEKVLYGEPMNIEELQYEIPIGQPASLLNHSTPLQVEPLNVWRDMTEEEEYWDGIAGHENDYEVYYAHSTHPTEGVIGLPLAPNRRIAAPQPAIIIIIDDDDGSTTASSDGLNENNIITSAPPSEVIATIAMELSNNGPSVMEGDISTVVGNINQAGSSEFPIGPTPEDNSNKAEPTLDLTLTLGNKVPSNGDVPVESLNGSCSDPDEGSGVFRPFF, from the exons ATGGAAAGATTGGTGAAGCTCTCTTTAGGGCTTTGGACTAAAAATTCAAATGGAGATTGGTCGTTTGAGGTAACTTCTTCTTATCACGGTGAAGCCATCATAATCAACAACAACGAAACCTTTGATGGTCTGGTCGAGTTGATTCGTATAAGGTTAAATCTCGGGATACTAACTCCCGTTGCCTTGACTTATCAACTCCCTGACTGGATGATTGTCCCTGATGGTCCAAAAACGCTGCCGATCACCTTATCCTGTGACAAGGATGTTGAGATTCTGACAAGTGTAAGAGACTACATGTCTGAGGCGGTGCTCTACGTAACTAGTGCACCTGAACTAGTTGCAAGGTACGAGTTCTTGCGTCGATCGCCTTTCACTATAGGTGATACAACTTACCTCGAAGAGGGCGTATCAGAAGCCCAACATCGTCAAGCCATTCTTG atttggtTGGAGGCCATCCGATCGTATGTAGCAAACACATATTGAAAATAATGTTCAATGAGCCACAACTCCTCATTGAATTTCGTGTTGCTCTTGAGATAGAAATGGTATATGGTCTGCCTAATGACAACGTCCAAGCAGAAGAGGCAACAGGGTTTCCACGGTTAACCGTCGACGATGTTGTAGCTATGGCAGAAGCCGGTACCATTTCACCGGAGGAAGAGTTCTACTACGCTGAAAATGAAAAAG TGCTCTACGGTGAACCGATGAATATTGAGGAGTTGCAATATGAAATCCCAATTGGCCAACCAGCATCTCTTCTGAATCATTCAACCCCTCTACAAGTGGAGCCGCTAAATGTTTGGAGAGACATGACGGAGGAAGAGGAATACTGGGATGGAATAGCCGGTCATGAAAATGACTATGAAGTCTACTATGCACATTCAACCCACCCAACTGAAGGTGTGATTGGTTTGCCTCTTGCTCCAAATCGAAGAATCGCAGCCCCCCAACCAGCAATAATAATCATCATCGACGATGATGATGGCTCGACCACCGCTTCTTCAGACGGTTTGAACGAAAACAACATCATCACTTCTGCCCCTCCATCTGAAGTTATCGCAACAATTGCTATGGAACTATCAAACAATGGACCGAGTGTTATGGAAG GTGATATCTCTACAGTAGTGGGTAACATAAACCAAGCAGGATCTTCAGAATTTCCTATTGGCCCAACTCCAGAGGACAACTCCAACAAGGCAGAACCTACCCTTGATCTAACCCTTACTCTTGGAAATAAAGTACCAAGCAATGGAGATGTTCCCGTCGAATCTTTGAATGGCTCGTGCTCTGATCCGGATGAGGGCAGCGGTGTGTTTCGTCCCTTCTTTTAA